Proteins encoded in a region of the Leopardus geoffroyi isolate Oge1 chromosome E2, O.geoffroyi_Oge1_pat1.0, whole genome shotgun sequence genome:
- the USB1 gene encoding U6 snRNA phosphodiesterase isoform X1, whose translation MSAAPLVGYSSSSSEDEDEAKAGAQARPGAGSCPRAQSPLPSQRLPVPDSVLHMFLGTEEGPEDDSAKHGGRVRTFPHERGNWATHVYVPYEAKEEFLDLLDMLLPRAQTYVPRLVRMEAFHLSLSQSVVLRHHWILPFVQALKDRMASFQGFFFIANRVKIYTNQEKTRTFVGLEVTSGHAQFLDLVSEVDRVMEEFDLTTFYQDPSFHISLAWCVGDARLQLEGQCLRELQTIVDEFEDSEMVLRVHAEQVRCKSGHKFFSMPLK comes from the exons ATGAGTGCGGCGCCCCTGGTGGGCTACAGCAGCAGCAGCTCGGAGGATGAGGATGAGGCCAAGGCCGGGGCCCAGGCGCGGCCGGGGGCTGGAAGCTGCCCTCG TGCCCAGAGCCCCCTTCCCAGCCAGAGGTTGCCAGTACCTGACAGTGTGCTGCACATGTTCCTGGGCACCGAAGAGGGGCCTGAAGATGACAGTGCAAAACATGGGGGCCGGGTGCGCACGTTCCCCCACGAGCGGGGCAACTGGGCCACCCACGTCTATGTGCCGT ATGAAGCCAAGGAGGAGTTCCTGGACCTGCTCGACATGTTGCTGCCCCGCGCACAGACTTACGTCCCCCGGCTGGTTCGGATGGAGGCGTTCCACCTCAGCCTGTCCCAGAGCGTGGTTCTGCGGCATCACTGGATCCTCCCCTTTGTGCAGGCTCTAAAAGACCGCATGGCCTCCTTCCAGGG ATTCTTCTTTATTGCCAACCGGGTAAAGATTTATACCAACCAAGAGAAAACAAG AACGTTTGTTGGGCTCGAGGTCACCTCAGGGCACGCCCAGTTCCTGGACCTGGTTTCAGAGGTAGACAGAGTCATGGAGGAATTTGACCTCACCACTTTCTACCAG GACCCCTCCTTCCACATCAGTCTGGCCTGGTGTGTGGGTGACGCGCGTCTCCAGCTGGAAGGGCAGTGCCTGCGGGAGCTGCAG ACAATTGTGGACGAGTTTGAAGACTCCGAGATGGTGCTGCGTGTGCACGCCGAGCAGGTCCGCTGCAAGTCTGGGCACAAGTTCTTCTCGATGCCTTTGAAGTGA
- the USB1 gene encoding U6 snRNA phosphodiesterase isoform X2, which yields MFLGTEEGPEDDSAKHGGRVRTFPHERGNWATHVYVPYEAKEEFLDLLDMLLPRAQTYVPRLVRMEAFHLSLSQSVVLRHHWILPFVQALKDRMASFQGFFFIANRVKIYTNQEKTRTFVGLEVTSGHAQFLDLVSEVDRVMEEFDLTTFYQDPSFHISLAWCVGDARLQLEGQCLRELQTIVDEFEDSEMVLRVHAEQVRCKSGHKFFSMPLK from the exons ATGTTCCTGGGCACCGAAGAGGGGCCTGAAGATGACAGTGCAAAACATGGGGGCCGGGTGCGCACGTTCCCCCACGAGCGGGGCAACTGGGCCACCCACGTCTATGTGCCGT ATGAAGCCAAGGAGGAGTTCCTGGACCTGCTCGACATGTTGCTGCCCCGCGCACAGACTTACGTCCCCCGGCTGGTTCGGATGGAGGCGTTCCACCTCAGCCTGTCCCAGAGCGTGGTTCTGCGGCATCACTGGATCCTCCCCTTTGTGCAGGCTCTAAAAGACCGCATGGCCTCCTTCCAGGG ATTCTTCTTTATTGCCAACCGGGTAAAGATTTATACCAACCAAGAGAAAACAAG AACGTTTGTTGGGCTCGAGGTCACCTCAGGGCACGCCCAGTTCCTGGACCTGGTTTCAGAGGTAGACAGAGTCATGGAGGAATTTGACCTCACCACTTTCTACCAG GACCCCTCCTTCCACATCAGTCTGGCCTGGTGTGTGGGTGACGCGCGTCTCCAGCTGGAAGGGCAGTGCCTGCGGGAGCTGCAG ACAATTGTGGACGAGTTTGAAGACTCCGAGATGGTGCTGCGTGTGCACGCCGAGCAGGTCCGCTGCAAGTCTGGGCACAAGTTCTTCTCGATGCCTTTGAAGTGA